In one Natronosalvus amylolyticus genomic region, the following are encoded:
- a CDS encoding ABC transporter ATP-binding protein, protein MSDATAKPAETEPESGRSLSGDVPLRVENLRKTFGGIVAVDDASFAVEAGTLTGLIGPNGAGKSTTFNCIAGAHTPDSGTVTFQGEDITGRRPDQIATNGLVRTFQIARELEEMTVLENLMLAPQGQIGEQLWRSVTPGARVEVIEQERELRERVWETVDFFEIDHIAHDQAGTLSGGQRKLLEMARAMMTEPDMLLLDEPLAGVNPTLEEKLLERIHDLREQGYTFLLVEHDMDVIMENCEHVIVMHQGSVLAEGEPSMVKNNDRVIEAYLGEMDV, encoded by the coding sequence ATGAGTGACGCGACAGCCAAACCGGCAGAAACGGAACCCGAATCGGGGCGCTCGCTGTCCGGTGACGTTCCGCTACGCGTCGAGAACCTCCGCAAAACCTTCGGCGGAATCGTCGCCGTCGACGACGCCAGTTTCGCCGTCGAGGCCGGCACCCTCACGGGACTTATCGGACCGAACGGGGCCGGGAAATCGACCACGTTCAACTGTATCGCCGGCGCACACACACCCGACTCCGGTACGGTAACCTTCCAGGGCGAGGATATCACGGGCCGTCGACCAGACCAGATCGCCACTAACGGACTCGTCAGAACGTTCCAGATCGCTCGCGAACTCGAGGAGATGACCGTCCTCGAAAACCTCATGCTCGCACCACAGGGACAGATCGGCGAGCAACTCTGGCGGTCGGTCACGCCGGGTGCGCGAGTCGAAGTTATCGAACAGGAACGCGAGCTCAGAGAGCGCGTGTGGGAAACCGTCGATTTCTTCGAGATCGATCACATCGCTCACGACCAGGCCGGGACGCTCTCCGGCGGGCAGCGCAAACTGCTCGAGATGGCACGAGCGATGATGACCGAGCCAGACATGCTGTTACTCGACGAGCCGCTGGCCGGCGTCAATCCGACACTCGAGGAGAAGTTGCTCGAGCGCATTCACGACCTCCGCGAGCAGGGCTACACGTTCTTGCTCGTCGAACACGACATGGACGTAATTATGGAAAACTGTGAACACGTGATCGTCATGCACCAGGGTTCAGTGCTGGCAGAAGGGGAGCCGAGTATGGTGAAGAACAACGACCGAGTTATCGAGGCCTATCTGGGGGAGATGGACGTATGA
- a CDS encoding glycerophosphodiester phosphodiesterase, whose product MRLIAHRGFAATQPENTVGALRSAATQADAVEFDVRRCGSGELVVFHDETLERVTDGTGLVSETDLEELQSLTILDSGEPVPTLEAVLEALPPDVEINLEMKALGIAEDVLEALEGVPNRVVTTSFLTPELRTVREHDRSQPTGLLVSRRLTTPVTLAVELDCDVIGANYWRCLSTFLVPRAKSVDLEVHAWSLEHEAVARVLGWRGVDCVSADRPLSV is encoded by the coding sequence ATGCGTTTGATCGCTCATCGCGGATTCGCGGCAACGCAGCCCGAAAACACGGTTGGCGCGCTCCGCTCGGCGGCGACCCAGGCCGACGCCGTCGAGTTCGACGTCCGCCGCTGTGGCTCCGGGGAACTAGTGGTGTTTCACGACGAGACGCTCGAGCGCGTCACCGACGGCACTGGCCTGGTATCCGAAACGGACCTCGAGGAACTCCAGTCGCTCACTATACTCGACTCCGGTGAGCCGGTACCGACTCTCGAGGCGGTACTCGAGGCGCTTCCACCGGACGTCGAAATCAACCTCGAAATGAAGGCACTCGGGATCGCCGAAGACGTGCTCGAAGCGCTCGAGGGCGTCCCCAATCGCGTCGTCACGACGTCGTTTCTGACGCCGGAGTTGCGGACGGTTCGGGAACACGACCGGAGCCAGCCGACGGGCCTGCTCGTCAGTCGCCGGCTCACGACGCCGGTGACGCTCGCGGTCGAACTCGACTGTGATGTCATCGGCGCGAACTACTGGCGTTGTCTGAGTACGTTTCTCGTTCCTCGAGCCAAATCCGTGGACCTCGAGGTACACGCCTGGTCGCTCGAGCACGAGGCCGTCGCTCGAGTGCTTGGCTGGCGGGGCGTAGATTGTGTCTCGGCGGATCGGCCACTGTCGGTGTGA
- a CDS encoding branched-chain amino acid ABC transporter permease yields MDVSDVITRGKVTIREQPLLAIAVLAAVLLTLDLLARLAGIEVPIAGGLTFGGDPLSMGRLSGLVWNGIIVGLIFGLAGIGLSMTYSILNFANFSHGDLVTTGAFTGWGAALLVAGWGIGDLGHLLLVRPGSGASPNEIGASIVQAPLSILIGVIIAALATVAVAVIIDRIVYKPMRDRGGIPLLIASIGAALALRYILQFVYGGQTRGVTSTQDVNTEIAGFSVNMHELTLVIVAISLMLAMHFMLQRTKLGKAMRAMADNKDLALVTGIPTERVVTATWVLGGALAGVAGYLYVLERGTIEFNIGWFLLLFIFAAVILGGIGSIYGAIAGGFVIGFVHEVSLIWISSDFNAAAAFLIMILVLLYRPQGIFGGVTTA; encoded by the coding sequence ATGGACGTATCTGATGTAATAACTCGGGGAAAGGTAACTATCCGCGAGCAACCGCTACTGGCCATTGCGGTGCTTGCGGCAGTCCTGTTGACTCTCGACTTACTCGCCCGCCTCGCCGGCATCGAGGTGCCGATCGCCGGTGGGCTAACGTTTGGCGGAGACCCCCTGTCGATGGGTCGACTCAGTGGACTGGTGTGGAACGGGATCATCGTCGGGCTAATTTTCGGGCTCGCTGGGATCGGCCTCTCAATGACGTACAGCATTTTGAACTTCGCGAACTTTTCACACGGTGACCTCGTGACGACCGGCGCGTTTACCGGCTGGGGTGCAGCCTTGCTCGTCGCCGGCTGGGGGATCGGTGATCTCGGTCACCTGCTGCTGGTGCGACCCGGGAGCGGAGCTAGCCCGAACGAGATCGGTGCCTCGATCGTGCAAGCCCCCCTCTCGATTCTGATCGGCGTCATCATCGCCGCCCTCGCGACCGTCGCCGTCGCGGTGATCATCGACCGCATCGTCTACAAGCCGATGCGTGACCGTGGTGGCATTCCACTACTCATCGCCAGTATCGGTGCCGCACTGGCACTGCGATACATCCTCCAGTTCGTCTACGGCGGCCAAACCCGCGGCGTCACCTCGACGCAGGACGTCAACACCGAAATCGCGGGCTTCTCGGTCAACATGCACGAACTAACGCTGGTCATCGTCGCCATCAGCCTCATGCTGGCGATGCACTTCATGCTCCAGCGAACCAAACTCGGGAAAGCCATGCGCGCGATGGCCGACAACAAGGACCTCGCGCTCGTGACCGGGATTCCGACCGAGCGCGTCGTCACCGCCACCTGGGTGCTGGGAGGCGCACTGGCCGGCGTCGCCGGGTATCTCTACGTCCTCGAGCGCGGAACTATCGAGTTCAACATCGGCTGGTTCCTGCTGTTGTTCATCTTCGCAGCAGTGATTCTGGGCGGAATCGGCTCGATTTATGGGGCGATTGCGGGCGGATTCGTCATCGGCTTCGTTCACGAAGTCTCGCTGATCTGGATCTCGTCTGACTTCAACGCTGCCGCGGCGTTCTTGATCATGATCCTCGTGTTGCTCTACCGACCACAGGGCATCTTCGGCGGGGTGACGACAGCATGA
- a CDS encoding acyl-CoA carboxylase subunit beta, with product MEDRIEELEAMREEALLGGGEERIERQHEKGKMTARERIEYFLDDDSFTEFDQLRTHQTSDFGMEERKVLGDGVVTGYGEVNGRTVFVFAHDFTVFGGSLGEVFAEKITKVMDMAMEVGAPIIGLNDSAGARIQEGVKSLAGFTEIFQRNQQASGVVPQISAIMGPCAGGAVYSPSITDFIFMVKDTSHMYITGPGVTKTVTGEEVTHEELGGAMTHSSQTGVAQFAVESEEQALDDIRRLLSYLPQNNVEDPPRVEPWDDPNRRDEALESIVPDSPQKPYDMVDVIDSVVDEGSFFEVAENFAKNLVVGFGRLDGRSVGIVANQPRVNAGTLTVDSSMKGSRFVRFCDSFNIPIVTFVDVPGYMPGTDQEHRGIIRHGAKLLYAYAEATVPLLTVITRKAYGGAYCVMASKNLGADVNYAWPTAEIAVMGPQGAVNILYRKELEEADDPDSLRDELIEEYREQFANPYTATDKGFLDDVILPTETRPRLIADLEMLETKREDAPDKKHGNIPL from the coding sequence ATGGAAGATCGGATCGAAGAACTCGAGGCAATGCGCGAAGAGGCATTGCTCGGCGGTGGCGAAGAACGGATCGAGCGCCAGCACGAGAAAGGGAAGATGACCGCTCGAGAGCGTATCGAGTACTTTCTGGACGACGATTCGTTCACCGAGTTCGACCAGCTCCGAACCCACCAGACCAGTGACTTCGGGATGGAAGAGCGCAAGGTTCTGGGTGACGGTGTCGTCACCGGCTACGGCGAGGTCAACGGCAGAACCGTGTTCGTCTTCGCCCACGACTTTACCGTCTTCGGCGGCTCGTTAGGCGAGGTCTTCGCCGAGAAGATCACCAAGGTGATGGACATGGCGATGGAGGTCGGTGCGCCGATTATCGGCCTCAACGACTCGGCGGGAGCTCGGATTCAGGAGGGTGTCAAATCACTCGCCGGGTTCACCGAAATCTTCCAGCGCAACCAGCAAGCCAGCGGCGTCGTTCCCCAGATTTCGGCCATCATGGGTCCGTGTGCCGGTGGTGCCGTCTACTCGCCATCGATCACGGACTTCATCTTCATGGTGAAAGACACCAGCCACATGTACATCACTGGCCCCGGCGTCACCAAAACCGTCACCGGGGAGGAGGTCACCCACGAAGAACTTGGCGGCGCGATGACCCACTCGAGTCAGACCGGTGTCGCCCAGTTCGCCGTCGAATCCGAAGAACAGGCACTCGATGACATCCGACGGCTGCTCTCGTATCTCCCCCAGAACAACGTCGAGGACCCGCCGCGAGTCGAGCCCTGGGACGATCCCAACCGACGTGACGAGGCCCTCGAGTCCATCGTCCCGGACAGTCCACAGAAACCGTACGACATGGTCGATGTCATCGACTCGGTGGTCGACGAGGGCTCGTTCTTCGAGGTTGCCGAAAACTTTGCGAAGAACCTCGTCGTCGGCTTCGGCCGCCTCGACGGTCGGTCGGTCGGTATCGTCGCCAACCAGCCGCGCGTGAACGCGGGAACGCTCACCGTCGATTCCTCGATGAAAGGGTCCCGATTCGTCCGCTTCTGTGATTCATTTAATATTCCAATCGTGACGTTCGTCGACGTTCCGGGCTACATGCCCGGTACCGACCAGGAACACCGGGGAATCATCCGACACGGCGCAAAATTGCTCTACGCGTACGCCGAAGCGACCGTTCCGCTGCTTACGGTCATCACGCGAAAAGCCTACGGCGGGGCCTACTGTGTCATGGCCTCGAAAAACCTCGGCGCGGACGTCAACTACGCCTGGCCGACAGCCGAAATCGCCGTCATGGGGCCACAGGGTGCAGTCAACATCCTCTACCGAAAGGAACTCGAGGAAGCTGACGATCCCGATTCCCTCCGGGACGAGCTCATAGAGGAGTACCGCGAGCAGTTCGCCAACCCCTACACCGCGACCGACAAAGGCTTCCTCGACGACGTTATCCTGCCGACAGAAACCCGTCCACGCCTGATCGCCGACCTCGAGATGCTCGAGACCAAACGCGAGGATGCCCCCGACAAGAAACACGGCAACATCCCGCTCTGA
- a CDS encoding ABC transporter ATP-binding protein, which produces MSTDEPESASDATLEESLKAETDPFATVPDESILQVRNLDAGYGDLQILTDVQLDVGEGEYVTIVGPNGAGKSTMMKSVFGLTTHMGGTVEFQGEPIQELAPEEIIHKGISYVPQNENIFGTLTVRENLEMGAYILDEVPQDQIEAVFERFPVLRERQDQKAGTMSGGQRQMVAMGRALMLDPDLLLLDEPSAGLAPDLVQEMFDRIDDINADGTAILMVEQNAKTALRRCDRGYVLAQGENSYTDTGDRLLADDEVRQQFLGG; this is translated from the coding sequence ATGAGTACCGACGAACCGGAATCAGCGTCGGATGCAACCCTCGAAGAGTCGCTCAAAGCGGAGACTGACCCGTTCGCGACTGTCCCCGACGAGAGTATCTTGCAGGTCAGAAATCTCGATGCTGGCTACGGCGACCTCCAGATCCTGACGGACGTACAACTCGACGTCGGAGAAGGCGAGTACGTCACCATCGTCGGCCCGAACGGCGCAGGAAAATCGACGATGATGAAATCTGTTTTCGGGCTAACGACGCACATGGGCGGCACCGTGGAGTTCCAGGGCGAACCGATTCAGGAACTGGCACCCGAAGAGATCATCCACAAAGGTATCAGCTACGTCCCACAGAACGAGAACATCTTCGGGACGCTCACCGTCAGGGAGAACCTCGAGATGGGGGCGTACATTCTCGACGAGGTGCCCCAGGACCAGATAGAGGCCGTTTTCGAGCGGTTTCCGGTGCTTCGCGAACGTCAGGACCAGAAAGCCGGCACGATGTCCGGTGGCCAGCGCCAGATGGTCGCGATGGGGCGAGCGCTGATGCTCGATCCCGATCTGTTGTTGCTCGACGAGCCATCGGCCGGATTGGCGCCCGACCTGGTGCAAGAAATGTTCGACCGCATCGACGACATCAATGCCGATGGGACGGCGATCTTGATGGTCGAACAGAACGCCAAAACCGCACTGAGACGCTGTGATCGGGGCTACGTCCTCGCACAGGGTGAGAACAGTTACACCGATACCGGAGATCGCCTGCTCGCAGACGACGAGGTCCGCCAACAGTTCCTCGGCGGTTGA
- a CDS encoding branched-chain amino acid ABC transporter permease, protein MTAETADGSSGIDGEDPSIRDILATEIGKTDFRIVISTMLAIYALFIVLTFLGGGDINSAGSTITRLTFLFAAYGILTLALNLHWGYTGLFNIGVAGFMAVGVYTMALVSTSPDAVSGTGLGLPLIVGVIAGMIMAALVGLIAAVPALRLRADYLAIVTLGLSEIIRLTLNSNNLSNWTLSVFGFGTGGGSGIDLPARPTDAWLNTAFGDVLIEVLGTFLRVSVIRRWLWVLVMIVFVIAVYWLLVRVGNSPFGRVLKAIREDELVAQSLGKDTRWFKIKVFMLGCALMGLGGILWQGSQGYVSPDSFRPIVTFYVFVALIIGGSGSNTGSLVGSILFVGLLFEGPRTLASLVSSSLSLGSAPGTFAGAMAPLASLEMTPLLAYVMNNISSLRFILLGVVLVIIMQRRPEGVLGHRTETAAAIGLERPGPAGTNRGESDE, encoded by the coding sequence ATGACGGCCGAAACAGCTGACGGCTCGAGCGGAATCGACGGCGAGGACCCGTCGATTCGTGACATCCTGGCCACCGAAATCGGGAAAACCGATTTCAGGATCGTCATTTCGACGATGCTCGCCATCTACGCCCTGTTTATCGTCCTGACGTTCCTCGGCGGAGGCGACATCAATTCGGCAGGCTCGACCATCACCCGCCTCACGTTCCTGTTTGCCGCGTACGGAATCCTGACGCTGGCACTGAATCTCCACTGGGGATACACGGGCCTGTTCAACATCGGGGTCGCCGGGTTCATGGCCGTCGGGGTGTACACGATGGCGCTCGTCTCGACGTCGCCCGACGCTGTCTCGGGAACCGGACTCGGACTGCCGCTGATCGTTGGCGTCATCGCGGGGATGATAATGGCCGCACTGGTCGGCCTGATCGCCGCCGTGCCCGCCCTTCGACTGCGCGCAGACTACCTCGCAATCGTCACGCTCGGCCTCTCTGAGATCATCCGGTTGACGCTCAACTCCAATAATCTGTCGAACTGGACGCTCAGCGTGTTCGGCTTCGGAACCGGTGGCGGAAGCGGTATCGACCTGCCCGCTCGGCCGACCGATGCGTGGCTCAATACCGCCTTCGGTGACGTCCTCATCGAGGTGCTGGGTACGTTCCTGAGAGTTTCGGTGATTCGCCGGTGGCTCTGGGTTCTCGTGATGATCGTGTTCGTCATCGCCGTCTACTGGCTCCTCGTCCGCGTCGGTAACTCGCCGTTCGGACGTGTCCTCAAGGCGATCCGTGAGGACGAACTCGTTGCCCAGTCACTCGGCAAGGACACCCGCTGGTTCAAAATCAAGGTGTTCATGCTCGGCTGTGCGCTCATGGGTCTCGGTGGCATTCTCTGGCAGGGCTCACAGGGATACGTCAGCCCCGACTCGTTCCGCCCAATCGTGACCTTCTACGTGTTCGTCGCGCTGATCATCGGCGGTTCAGGGTCGAACACCGGCAGTCTCGTCGGTTCGATCCTCTTCGTCGGTCTCCTGTTCGAGGGCCCTCGAACGCTCGCGAGCCTCGTCTCCAGTTCGTTGAGTCTCGGGAGCGCACCCGGGACGTTCGCTGGTGCGATGGCCCCGCTCGCCTCCCTCGAAATGACGCCCCTACTCGCGTACGTCATGAACAACATTTCCTCGCTCAGGTTCATCCTGCTCGGCGTCGTGCTCGTAATCATTATGCAACGGCGTCCAGAGGGCGTGCTGGGCCACCGGACGGAGACCGCCGCCGCAATCGGTCTCGAGCGTCCCGGGCCTGCAGGGACCAACCGAGGTGAGAGCGATGAGTGA
- a CDS encoding SpoVR family protein, whose product MTNANADRFHKQAIAGELEPAVTDARELALKLGLEPYPVNYWIVDYDEMNELIAYGGFQSRYPHWRWGMQYDRQQKQGQYGGGKAFEIVNNDNPAHAFLQESNTLADQKAVITHVEAHSDFFANNEWFGLFTGDSSDAAQVNAAAMLERHADAIGEYMADPEIDRADVEKWIDNALVLEDTIDQHAVFARRLEFEREHEELDDDLAEKLDELGLSDEVKAEVFDDEWLEKLEDDGAGETFPAEPQPDVLAFVREYGKQYDRESEKAADMEPWQRDVLDMMRAEAYYFAAQKMTKIMNEGWAAYWESTMMTDERFAGDDEFLNYADHMAKVLASPGLNPYSLGMALWEYVENTTNRREVLERLLRVDGISWRNLEEAVDFDSVLEQLEPPAALDSISSESLEALADLSDEWVDEEALDAARAGDIDVDRHPWKVLTHAGLARRHYSLVKPQNRGFLSRVSQNELEQIGRYLFDDARYETVEQALEDVEYSAGWNRLFELRESHNDVTFLDAFLTQEFITENDYFTYEYSRATGQYHVSSVDAEDVKKKLLLQFTNFGKPTIAVYDGNYNNANELLLGHEYNGVMLDLGQAKATLERVFELWGRPVNLLTIVKEVDDHDLEVAKRRSREPSPSERGKRMRYDGDRVTVEDVPWEEVEHLAADDVDYDTKPEEWLA is encoded by the coding sequence ATGACTAACGCGAACGCAGACCGATTCCACAAACAGGCAATCGCGGGCGAACTCGAGCCCGCGGTGACCGACGCCCGGGAACTGGCACTCAAACTCGGCCTCGAGCCGTATCCGGTGAACTACTGGATCGTCGATTACGACGAGATGAACGAACTGATCGCCTACGGTGGCTTCCAGTCACGGTACCCCCACTGGCGCTGGGGCATGCAGTACGACCGCCAGCAAAAACAGGGCCAGTACGGCGGGGGCAAAGCCTTCGAAATCGTCAACAACGACAATCCGGCCCACGCGTTCCTCCAGGAGTCGAACACGCTGGCCGACCAGAAGGCCGTCATCACCCACGTCGAGGCACACTCCGATTTCTTCGCCAACAACGAGTGGTTCGGCCTCTTCACCGGCGATAGCAGCGACGCCGCACAGGTCAACGCCGCGGCCATGCTCGAGCGCCACGCCGACGCCATCGGGGAGTACATGGCTGACCCCGAAATCGATCGCGCCGACGTCGAGAAATGGATCGACAACGCCCTCGTCCTCGAGGACACTATCGATCAGCACGCCGTCTTCGCCCGCCGACTCGAGTTCGAGCGAGAACACGAGGAGTTAGACGACGACCTCGCCGAGAAACTCGACGAACTCGGCCTCTCCGATGAGGTAAAAGCCGAGGTCTTCGACGATGAGTGGCTGGAGAAACTCGAGGACGACGGCGCTGGTGAGACCTTCCCGGCGGAGCCCCAGCCAGACGTGCTGGCGTTCGTCAGAGAGTACGGGAAACAGTACGACCGTGAAAGCGAGAAAGCCGCCGACATGGAGCCGTGGCAGCGTGACGTCCTCGATATGATGCGCGCCGAAGCCTACTACTTCGCCGCCCAGAAGATGACGAAGATCATGAACGAAGGGTGGGCTGCGTACTGGGAATCGACGATGATGACCGACGAGCGCTTCGCCGGCGACGACGAGTTCCTGAACTACGCCGACCACATGGCGAAGGTGCTCGCATCCCCCGGACTCAACCCTTACAGCCTCGGCATGGCCCTCTGGGAGTACGTCGAAAATACGACCAACCGCCGGGAGGTCCTCGAACGCCTGTTACGCGTCGACGGGATTAGCTGGCGCAACCTCGAGGAGGCCGTCGACTTCGATTCGGTGCTCGAACAACTCGAGCCACCGGCCGCACTCGATTCGATTTCGAGTGAGAGCCTGGAAGCGCTGGCCGACCTCTCCGACGAGTGGGTCGACGAGGAGGCACTCGACGCGGCGAGAGCGGGCGACATCGACGTCGACAGACACCCCTGGAAGGTGCTGACCCACGCAGGACTCGCCCGCCGGCACTACTCGCTGGTCAAGCCACAGAACCGGGGCTTTCTGTCCCGAGTGAGCCAGAACGAACTCGAGCAGATCGGTCGCTATCTGTTCGACGACGCGCGATACGAGACGGTCGAGCAAGCGCTGGAAGACGTCGAGTACAGTGCGGGCTGGAATCGCCTGTTCGAACTCCGGGAGAGCCACAACGACGTCACCTTCCTCGATGCGTTTCTCACCCAGGAGTTCATCACCGAGAACGACTACTTCACCTACGAGTACTCCCGTGCGACGGGCCAGTACCACGTCTCGAGTGTCGACGCCGAGGACGTCAAAAAGAAGTTGTTGTTGCAGTTCACGAACTTCGGCAAGCCGACCATCGCCGTCTACGACGGCAACTACAACAACGCCAACGAACTGTTGCTCGGCCACGAGTACAACGGCGTCATGCTCGACCTCGGGCAAGCGAAAGCCACGCTCGAGCGCGTGTTCGAACTCTGGGGACGACCCGTGAACCTGCTCACAATAGTCAAGGAAGTCGACGACCACGACCTCGAGGTCGCCAAACGGCGCAGTCGGGAGCCATCGCCCAGCGAACGGGGCAAGCGGATGCGCTACGACGGCGACCGGGTAACCGTCGAAGACGTGCCCTGGGAGGAGGTCGAACATCTCGCGGCCGACGACGTGGATTACGACACGAAGCCCGAGGAGTGGCTGGCCTGA
- a CDS encoding ABC transporter substrate-binding protein: MVRKFNRRQVLTTVGGASAVGLAGCLGDIGGGGDGGEIAYATLMPETGDLGSLGPAIRDGAVLVERQLEDEVDFSFNVQTADTETDPEAGISAAQGLVDDGYPAVVGAAASNVTLQVTRQAFIPNQVVSISPASTSPAVTDLDDDGYTFRTAPSDALQGPVIAEVVMDNLDAQTTGTLYLNDDYGQALEESYVDAFEEAGGEATDRVSFEPEQASYASQLGSALDADPDVLMVVGFPQSGITLFRDYYDNYADDWDGSVIVPDGLIDDTLPDEVGNPMNDVWGTAPSAAGPGADEFASLYEDEFDSAPGVFNSHAYDAAAVICLASAANGGDATGTEIRDTIRDVANPNGEAVDATNLIEGIEMAADGDDINYQGASSAVDFDDNGDMQAVSYDIMRYQDGDIEVQETVEFEN, encoded by the coding sequence ATGGTACGGAAGTTCAACCGTAGACAGGTGCTTACGACAGTTGGTGGTGCCAGCGCAGTTGGTCTGGCAGGTTGCCTCGGCGACATCGGCGGGGGCGGCGACGGTGGCGAAATCGCTTACGCGACCTTGATGCCGGAAACTGGGGACCTCGGCAGCCTCGGCCCGGCGATTCGAGACGGCGCGGTGCTCGTCGAACGGCAGTTAGAAGACGAGGTCGATTTCTCGTTCAATGTCCAGACCGCGGACACAGAAACCGACCCAGAAGCGGGGATCTCCGCTGCTCAGGGGCTCGTTGACGACGGCTATCCAGCCGTGGTCGGCGCTGCAGCCTCGAACGTGACGTTGCAGGTAACGCGTCAGGCGTTCATCCCGAACCAGGTGGTGAGTATTTCGCCAGCATCGACGTCCCCGGCAGTGACCGATCTCGACGACGACGGCTACACGTTCCGGACGGCGCCCAGTGACGCCCTCCAGGGGCCAGTCATTGCGGAAGTCGTCATGGATAACCTCGATGCGCAGACAACCGGAACCCTGTACCTCAACGACGATTACGGACAGGCACTCGAGGAGTCGTACGTCGACGCCTTCGAAGAGGCCGGTGGGGAGGCAACCGACCGCGTCTCCTTCGAACCCGAGCAGGCCTCGTATGCGTCACAACTCGGGTCGGCACTCGATGCCGATCCCGACGTGCTGATGGTCGTTGGCTTCCCACAGTCGGGTATCACGCTGTTCCGTGATTACTACGACAACTACGCCGACGACTGGGACGGCAGCGTGATCGTCCCCGACGGTCTCATCGACGACACGCTTCCGGACGAAGTCGGCAACCCGATGAACGACGTCTGGGGAACGGCACCGAGTGCAGCAGGTCCCGGAGCCGACGAGTTCGCGAGTCTGTACGAAGACGAGTTCGATAGCGCACCGGGTGTGTTCAACAGTCACGCCTACGACGCAGCAGCAGTCATCTGCCTGGCTTCGGCCGCAAACGGTGGCGACGCTACCGGAACCGAAATCCGAGACACCATTCGCGACGTTGCTAATCCAAACGGAGAGGCAGTCGACGCGACGAACCTCATCGAGGGAATCGAAATGGCTGCTGATGGCGATGACATCAACTACCAGGGCGCCTCATCGGCCGTCGACTTCGACGACAACGGTGACATGCAGGCCGTTTCCTACGACATCATGCGCTACCAGGACGGCGACATCGAAGTGCAGGAGACTGTCGAATTCGAGAACTGA
- a CDS encoding SDR family oxidoreductase — translation MGYATLEFEGTVTVVTGASGALGSAAVEAFSEAGGTVCALDVVEPDDDDAQLEPDERTHFYQVDLTDESDVEDCFARIIEDHGRIDNLLNIAGTWRGGSPIEETPLEEVELLLDINLKTAFLASKHALPHLQDSGGAIVSVSARSGLEGGSGDGPYRITKSGIRILTETLAEENRGTVRANCVMPSVIDTPMNREMMPDADHESWVHPSDIAEVMAFLCTDASSVTSGAAVPVYGEA, via the coding sequence ATGGGATACGCCACCCTGGAGTTCGAAGGAACCGTTACCGTCGTTACCGGCGCGAGCGGCGCACTCGGCAGTGCCGCCGTCGAGGCGTTCAGCGAGGCCGGTGGAACCGTCTGTGCACTCGATGTCGTCGAACCGGACGACGACGACGCACAACTAGAGCCCGACGAGCGTACACACTTCTATCAGGTCGACCTGACCGACGAAAGCGATGTCGAGGACTGTTTTGCACGGATTATCGAGGACCACGGCCGGATCGACAACTTGCTGAACATCGCGGGCACCTGGCGCGGTGGCTCACCCATCGAAGAGACGCCACTCGAGGAGGTCGAACTCCTGCTGGATATCAACCTCAAAACGGCGTTTCTGGCCTCGAAACACGCACTCCCACACCTGCAGGACAGCGGTGGGGCAATCGTCAGCGTCAGCGCCCGTTCAGGCCTCGAGGGCGGGTCCGGCGACGGACCCTACCGAATCACGAAATCGGGAATACGCATTTTGACCGAGACGTTGGCCGAAGAAAATCGCGGAACCGTGCGGGCAAACTGCGTTATGCCAAGCGTTATCGACACCCCGATGAACCGCGAGATGATGCCCGACGCGGACCACGAAAGCTGGGTCCACCCGTCCGATATCGCCGAAGTAATGGCCTTTCTCTGTACCGACGCCTCGAGTGTGACCAGCGGGGCTGCTGTGCCGGTTTACGGCGAGGCGTGA